From Halobacillus sp. Marseille-Q1614, the proteins below share one genomic window:
- a CDS encoding SbcC/MukB-like Walker B domain-containing protein, which yields MRALRLTMNAFGPFKHKQHVDFTELGEESIFLITGPTGAGKTSIFDAMCFALYGRASGTDRDQDTLKSHFATPEETTYVEFEFMLRGKHYRIVRHPKQMKKKERGEGFKEEPTRADFYILQNGEKRLMASKIKEVNEMVEELLRLDYEQFRKMIMIPQGEFRRLISENSKEREEILQKIFRTYFYSELTDHFRSAAKGLESKINEFDWKITQEIENVQWEEPPEDEKLPAAVVKDLEVLIQKQKIAVEKTEEKHAELQAKTEQASDTYHKAQGVEELFREKSSLIEEQKGLTSKAVEIKDIEKQIELAQKALEVKPYERQLKERKEESVKLQKLVEQRGKLRKELEAKSNLMTEKYKEEREKESERESLKEQLKHNQQLRDKLDEYLNLKKQVKENEQSLRVKEEQKQQFTKKKNELEHQKEKMSEVMAEEREITKALYEEKQKLTDLERTLKNAERLFAEWRKLLDLRKHFDNLRKEARQEEKLRDSAKAKYEQVVEALQQNHAYHLAAQLTPGGFCPVCGSLEHPSLAEKPEEIPSNENIDQLKREYEKYEKLYLNKHEQMTTAKVRGTSQRELVESIKEESKDLKVEELTSEVIQEKLEKLRQNYQQTKSTVNSWQKKLAEVEETGEKLKEIEAQLATAIQQEEACVNELLKVKEGKVSLEAQVKYYESQYQFPEESALGMEQIVQHTKQKLKKALESWQSIQQQYQETSEHLQRAATEERESERQLKQAFGTLENKKIEHDQTLRHFGFSDEEDYQKALLEPGEIQKLKDQTDQYYRRKTAVEDRLQSLEDKIKDVSRPDLKRLYEAWQQVKQEALTVQQQVSEQLLQFKHNEKIYANLQQLIQQQEKVAKDYYDLAEISNLAKGDNPLRLSLERYVLASYLDEILLQANLRLDQMSDHRYQLIRSEQIAKRGAQSGLDLEVIDHHTGQTRSVRTLSGGEGFKASLSLALGMADVVQAHSGGVQLDTLFIDEGFGTLDEVSLEQAINCLRSLQDGNRMLGVISHVQQLKEEIPAKLQVYPSSSGSSVQFSFQ from the coding sequence ATGAGAGCACTGCGACTGACTATGAATGCGTTTGGTCCTTTTAAACATAAACAGCACGTAGACTTTACAGAGCTTGGAGAAGAGTCGATTTTTTTAATTACGGGACCGACGGGAGCAGGAAAAACTTCCATTTTTGATGCGATGTGTTTTGCGTTATATGGTAGAGCTAGCGGAACGGACCGCGATCAGGATACCTTAAAGAGCCACTTTGCCACTCCCGAAGAAACGACGTACGTGGAATTTGAATTTATGCTTCGAGGCAAGCATTATCGTATCGTGCGCCATCCGAAGCAGATGAAGAAAAAGGAGCGCGGAGAAGGTTTTAAGGAAGAGCCGACCCGGGCTGATTTCTATATACTTCAAAACGGGGAAAAACGCCTGATGGCTTCTAAGATTAAGGAAGTCAATGAGATGGTTGAGGAATTATTACGGCTTGACTATGAGCAGTTCAGAAAAATGATTATGATTCCCCAGGGAGAGTTTAGAAGATTAATCTCTGAAAATAGTAAAGAGCGGGAAGAGATTTTACAAAAGATCTTTCGCACATATTTCTATTCCGAGTTAACGGATCATTTCCGCTCAGCAGCCAAAGGACTCGAAAGCAAAATTAACGAATTTGATTGGAAAATTACTCAGGAAATCGAGAATGTTCAGTGGGAGGAGCCGCCTGAAGACGAAAAGCTGCCTGCAGCAGTAGTAAAGGACCTGGAAGTCCTGATCCAAAAACAAAAAATTGCGGTGGAAAAGACAGAAGAAAAGCATGCCGAGCTTCAGGCGAAAACAGAGCAGGCGTCTGATACTTATCATAAGGCTCAAGGAGTTGAAGAATTATTCAGAGAGAAAAGTAGCCTTATAGAGGAACAAAAAGGACTCACCTCAAAAGCAGTAGAAATTAAAGATATTGAAAAACAAATAGAACTCGCCCAAAAAGCTTTAGAAGTAAAACCTTACGAACGGCAGCTGAAGGAACGAAAAGAAGAAAGCGTTAAGCTGCAGAAATTGGTCGAACAAAGGGGCAAGCTTCGAAAAGAGCTGGAAGCTAAAAGTAATCTGATGACAGAAAAATATAAGGAAGAACGAGAAAAGGAAAGCGAGCGCGAATCCTTAAAAGAGCAGCTCAAACACAATCAGCAGCTGAGAGATAAGCTTGATGAATACTTGAACCTTAAGAAACAGGTCAAAGAAAATGAACAATCGCTGCGTGTAAAAGAAGAACAAAAACAGCAATTTACGAAGAAAAAGAATGAACTCGAACACCAAAAAGAAAAAATGTCCGAGGTTATGGCTGAGGAAAGAGAAATAACAAAAGCCCTCTATGAAGAAAAGCAGAAGCTGACAGATTTAGAAAGAACGTTAAAGAATGCAGAGCGGCTTTTTGCGGAGTGGCGAAAGCTTTTAGATTTACGAAAGCATTTTGACAATTTGAGAAAAGAAGCAAGACAGGAAGAAAAACTGAGAGATTCGGCTAAGGCTAAATATGAACAGGTGGTTGAAGCTCTTCAGCAAAACCATGCCTATCACCTCGCTGCACAGCTGACTCCAGGCGGCTTCTGTCCTGTCTGCGGCTCCTTGGAACATCCGAGCCTTGCAGAAAAGCCGGAAGAAATTCCTTCAAATGAAAATATTGATCAGCTGAAAAGAGAATATGAGAAGTATGAAAAACTCTACTTAAATAAACATGAGCAGATGACAACAGCTAAGGTAAGAGGCACATCTCAAAGAGAACTTGTTGAATCTATTAAAGAAGAAAGTAAAGACCTTAAGGTTGAAGAGCTAACTTCTGAAGTTATCCAGGAAAAATTGGAGAAGCTCCGCCAAAATTACCAGCAGACGAAAAGCACAGTAAACAGCTGGCAGAAAAAGCTTGCTGAAGTGGAAGAAACAGGGGAAAAGCTTAAAGAAATAGAAGCCCAGCTTGCTACAGCCATTCAACAAGAAGAAGCTTGTGTGAACGAACTGCTAAAAGTGAAAGAAGGTAAAGTATCGCTGGAGGCTCAAGTGAAGTATTATGAAAGCCAGTATCAATTCCCTGAGGAAAGTGCTCTAGGGATGGAACAAATTGTTCAACATACGAAACAGAAACTTAAAAAAGCGCTGGAGAGCTGGCAGTCGATACAGCAGCAGTATCAGGAAACGAGCGAGCACCTCCAGCGGGCAGCAACAGAAGAACGAGAAAGCGAACGGCAGCTTAAGCAGGCGTTTGGCACTCTTGAAAATAAAAAAATAGAGCATGATCAAACGCTCCGCCATTTTGGATTCAGCGATGAAGAAGACTACCAAAAAGCCCTTCTTGAACCAGGGGAAATACAAAAGCTTAAGGATCAAACTGATCAGTATTACCGCCGGAAGACTGCCGTTGAGGACAGGCTGCAGTCCCTTGAAGATAAAATCAAAGACGTCAGCCGTCCGGATTTAAAAAGGCTTTATGAAGCCTGGCAGCAAGTGAAGCAAGAAGCGCTCACTGTCCAGCAGCAGGTGAGTGAACAGCTTTTACAGTTTAAGCATAATGAAAAGATATATGCGAATTTGCAGCAGCTCATCCAGCAGCAGGAAAAAGTCGCTAAAGATTATTATGATCTAGCGGAGATTTCCAACTTAGCAAAAGGAGACAATCCGCTTAGGCTGTCTCTTGAACGCTACGTATTGGCTTCCTACTTAGATGAAATTCTTCTGCAGGCCAATCTTCGCCTTGATCAAATGAGTGATCACCGCTATCAGCTGATCAGAAGCGAACAAATTGCTAAACGCGGAGCTCAAAGCGGGCTCGATCTTGAAGTCATTGACCACCATACAGGTCAGACGAGGTCTGTCCGTACGTTGTCAGGAGGAGAGGGATTTAAAGCCAGTTTGAGTCTCGCACTGGGAATGGCGGATGTTGTACAGGCACACTCGGGCGGCGTTCAGCTGGACACCTTGTTTATAGACGAAGGGTTTGGTACTTTAGATGAGGTCTCGCTCGAGCAGGCGATTAACTGCTTAAGAAGCCTTCAGGATGGGAATCGTATGTTAGGTGTAATTTCTCACGTGCAGCAGCTGAAGGAAGAAATACCAGCAAAACTGCAGGTTTACCCAAGCTCGTCAGGATCGAGCGTTCAGTTTAGCTTTCAATAA
- a CDS encoding DUF2584 family protein, with amino-acid sequence MATPLSMEWTIITDGKEKRVFPNDNLFEIIFEGYKIFPLNERIEIKRNIRSDQIGAGRIEELVLKENTTICKYRLISLHSVN; translated from the coding sequence ATGGCTACGCCGCTTTCAATGGAATGGACGATCATAACGGATGGAAAAGAAAAAAGAGTATTTCCCAATGACAATTTATTTGAGATCATATTTGAAGGATATAAAATTTTCCCGCTGAATGAGCGGATTGAAATAAAAAGAAATATTCGCTCTGACCAAATAGGGGCAGGAAGAATAGAAGAATTGGTTCTCAAAGAAAATACAACAATTTGTAAATATCGATTGATTTCCTTACATTCTGTCAACTGA
- a CDS encoding exonuclease SbcCD subunit D, whose translation MKILHTADWHLGKIVNNVYMTVDQEDILHKLMEIVRAYQPDAVIIAGDLYDRSIPPKEAVDLLNRTLTKLIQEFNIPVLAISGNHDSADRLEFGAQIFRSQGLYLDTKLSQPYHPVTLEDEHGPVHFHLIPYVEPAEVAHWLEDSAIKSHHQATERIIDYISTHYDMSERHLWVGHAFIAGGMESESEERLSMVGGSPYVDAGLFDEFSYVALGHLHQAQKIKREAVRYSGSILKYSFSEVHHKKSVTMVHLGEEGVNHLEKLPLYPKRDFEIVEGYFSELLEGDKAANPENYLYIRLLDDGQILDPMGKLRKVYPNILHLERARLSPDKNAGNREELKQRQKMEPVDLFTSFYKDIKGEELPEHRRELIQTAIESLRKEDRER comes from the coding sequence ATGAAAATATTGCATACAGCGGATTGGCATTTAGGGAAAATTGTAAACAATGTATATATGACAGTAGACCAGGAAGATATTTTACATAAGCTGATGGAAATTGTGCGTGCTTATCAGCCGGATGCGGTTATTATCGCCGGTGATTTATACGATCGGTCGATCCCTCCAAAAGAAGCAGTGGATCTGCTTAACCGGACGTTAACGAAGCTTATCCAGGAGTTTAACATTCCTGTTCTGGCGATATCAGGTAACCATGACAGTGCAGACCGTCTTGAATTTGGCGCCCAGATTTTTCGATCCCAGGGTCTTTATTTGGATACAAAATTGTCTCAACCTTATCACCCTGTCACGTTAGAAGATGAGCACGGCCCTGTTCACTTTCACTTAATCCCTTATGTAGAACCGGCAGAAGTAGCGCACTGGCTTGAAGATTCGGCGATTAAAAGCCACCATCAAGCGACAGAAAGAATCATTGATTACATCAGCACCCACTATGACATGAGCGAACGACACTTGTGGGTTGGCCACGCCTTCATCGCAGGGGGGATGGAATCAGAATCTGAAGAACGATTATCAATGGTAGGCGGGTCACCGTATGTAGATGCCGGCTTATTCGACGAATTTTCTTATGTAGCCCTAGGACACCTGCACCAGGCACAGAAAATAAAAAGAGAAGCAGTCAGATATTCCGGTTCGATTCTCAAGTATTCGTTTTCTGAGGTTCATCACAAAAAATCAGTGACGATGGTTCATCTAGGTGAAGAGGGCGTTAACCATCTTGAAAAACTTCCGCTTTACCCTAAAAGAGATTTTGAAATCGTAGAAGGGTACTTTTCAGAGCTGCTTGAAGGGGATAAAGCGGCCAACCCTGAGAATTATTTGTATATCCGGCTTCTTGATGACGGGCAGATTCTCGATCCGATGGGCAAGCTCAGGAAAGTATATCCAAATATTCTTCATTTAGAGAGGGCCCGTTTATCGCCGGACAAAAACGCAGGCAACCGAGAGGAACTAAAGCAGCGGCAGAAAATGGAGCCTGTCGACCTTTTTACTTCATTTTATAAGGATATCAAAGGGGAAGAACTCCCCGAACATCGGCGGGAGCTTATTCAGACAGCGATTGAAAGCCTGAGAAAAGAAGACAGGGAGAGGTAG